The genomic stretch GTCCGCAAAGCGACCATCAAGGCTGAACCGGCGACAGCGGTCCTGGATCTTGTGCCTCCGCCGGCGAGCCTGAAGATGGAGCCGCGAAGCGGACAACAGCAGGAAGGCCGCTACGTTTATGGCGTGATTGAATCGCGCGCCCCTGTCGGCTTTGGCCGCAGCAGCATCGGCGGCGTGAATGAAGACGTGTATACGGTGCATTATGGCGATATCGCTGCCGTCGTGAGCCGCACGCCTGTTTTCATCTTTGATCCGACGCGTGACAACGCGCTGGCCCATGAGCACGTCATCGAATCCGTGATGAAGAATTACACCATCATTCCCATGAGCTTTGGCACGGTGTTCCGCACAGACGACGATATACGTGAAGTGCTGAAGAGCATTTATTCGTCGCTGAAAGACGTTCTCAAGCAGATGACCGGCAAGCTTGAGTTCGGCCTGAAAGTTACCTGGGACCGCGACCGCATTATCGAGGAACTTCAGCGTGAGCATGATGAAATCCATCGCTTCCACCAGGAATTAACGCGCAAGCACCTGCAATCCACGTACTTCGCGCGCATGCAGCTGGGCCGCATGATCGATAAGGCGCTGGCCGAGCTCGCTGCAA from Terriglobia bacterium encodes the following:
- a CDS encoding GvpL/GvpF family gas vesicle protein, producing MSPSKKAGKKTTAVRKATIKAEPATAVLDLVPPPASLKMEPRSGQQQEGRYVYGVIESRAPVGFGRSSIGGVNEDVYTVHYGDIAAVVSRTPVFIFDPTRDNALAHEHVIESVMKNYTIIPMSFGTVFRTDDDIREVLKSIYSSLKDVLKQMTGKLEFGLKVTWDRDRIIEELQREHDEIHRFHQELTRKHLQSTYFARMQLGRMIDKALAELAANYVREIYDGLRAVCVASRDNKPIGDKMIMNAAFLIQKAREAEFDAAVNKVAQKFGDRLNFKYTGPWPPYNFVNIRLKLERGGQG